One genomic segment of Bradyrhizobium prioriisuperbiae includes these proteins:
- a CDS encoding glucose 1-dehydrogenase, producing MTQRFKDKVVLITGAAGGIGRAAAIAFAGQGGRVVVVDISEADGRRTVDLVGDAGGEAIFVAADVSKPSDCQGMVRRAIAEFGRLDIAFNNAGIGSTGFALADEEEIAWDRTIAINLKGVFLSMKYEIAEMLKTGGGVIVNTASVAGLVGNPGLGSYCASKHGVVGLTRAAALDYIGKGIRINAVCPGATRTALLEGWFQDPEVEQHVMKLHPIGRIADPAEVARAVLFLASDDASFMVGHAMPVDGGVTAQ from the coding sequence ATGACGCAGCGTTTCAAGGATAAGGTCGTGCTGATCACCGGGGCGGCTGGCGGGATCGGCCGCGCGGCCGCGATCGCGTTCGCCGGGCAGGGTGGCCGTGTGGTGGTGGTCGACATCAGCGAAGCGGATGGCCGGCGTACGGTCGACTTGGTCGGCGACGCGGGCGGCGAGGCCATCTTCGTCGCAGCCGACGTCAGCAAGCCTTCGGATTGCCAGGGGATGGTGCGGCGCGCGATCGCGGAGTTCGGCCGCCTCGATATCGCCTTCAATAACGCCGGCATCGGCAGCACCGGATTTGCGCTCGCCGACGAAGAGGAGATCGCCTGGGACCGGACCATCGCGATCAATCTCAAGGGCGTCTTCCTGTCGATGAAATACGAGATCGCCGAAATGCTGAAGACCGGCGGCGGCGTGATCGTCAACACGGCGTCGGTGGCTGGCCTGGTCGGCAATCCGGGGCTCGGCAGCTACTGCGCGTCCAAGCACGGCGTGGTCGGACTGACCCGGGCCGCGGCGCTGGATTACATTGGCAAGGGCATCCGCATCAATGCGGTGTGTCCCGGCGCCACCCGGACCGCGTTGCTGGAAGGCTGGTTCCAGGATCCGGAGGTCGAGCAGCATGTGATGAAGCTGCATCCGATCGGCCGCATTGCCGATCCCGCCGAGGTGGCACGGGCGGTGCTTTTCCTGGCGTCCGACGATGCTTCGTTCATGGTCGGGCATGCCATGCCGGTCGATGGCGGCGTCACGGCGCAATAG